One window of the Thermodesulfomicrobium sp. WS genome contains the following:
- a CDS encoding sigma-54 dependent transcriptional regulator, with protein MSIFNSIEILVVDDEPNIQKLFVRELANPGRTIHAAGTAAQAREILRSTPIDVAILDIRLPDASGLTLMEHIQEAHPHTAIVLITGYADVDTAVEAMKAGAYDYITKPFSLERIEQVIERAYQRVRLTRENELLRHGAGSGTPTPKFIGHSPAVQRVRYLIERVAPTDTPVLLTGESGTGKNVAAAAIHAQSLRADQPFIVTNCANFDKELLRSELFGYCKGAFTGAERSHEGLLPLAHKGTLFFDEVGELSLELQAALLRVLETQRFRRVGDKEERHVDVRFIFATNRNLAREVELGRFHDAFYHRINVFTIELPPLRERREDIPALVEYFLHTLAKNGQTYHISPAAMQQLMTNPWPGNVRELRNVIERGMILAEGGIIGVNALPFCQKTCRTPRESGFATLEELERAHIILALHAAGGNKSKAAQLLGIGRKTLYRKLADYGLIDAPSATAPFLEGAEKDDESAA; from the coding sequence AACATCCAAAAACTCTTCGTGCGCGAACTGGCCAACCCTGGGCGCACCATCCACGCCGCCGGCACAGCGGCGCAGGCACGAGAAATCCTCCGCTCCACCCCCATCGATGTGGCGATCCTCGACATCCGCCTGCCCGATGCCAGCGGCCTTACCCTCATGGAGCATATTCAGGAGGCCCATCCGCACACCGCCATTGTGCTCATCACCGGCTACGCCGACGTAGACACCGCCGTGGAGGCCATGAAGGCCGGGGCCTACGACTACATCACCAAGCCGTTTTCTTTGGAGCGCATCGAACAGGTCATCGAGCGGGCCTACCAGCGGGTGCGGCTCACCCGGGAGAACGAACTGTTGCGCCACGGGGCAGGTAGTGGCACTCCCACCCCCAAATTCATCGGCCACAGCCCTGCGGTGCAGCGGGTGCGCTACCTCATCGAACGCGTGGCGCCCACGGACACCCCGGTGCTTTTGACCGGCGAGTCCGGCACCGGCAAGAACGTGGCCGCCGCCGCCATCCATGCCCAGAGCCTGCGCGCCGATCAGCCCTTCATCGTCACCAATTGCGCCAACTTCGACAAGGAACTGCTCCGCAGCGAGCTCTTTGGCTACTGCAAAGGGGCCTTTACCGGTGCGGAACGCAGCCACGAAGGCCTGCTCCCCCTGGCCCACAAAGGAACCCTTTTTTTCGACGAAGTGGGCGAGCTCTCCCTGGAACTCCAGGCGGCGCTCTTGCGGGTACTGGAAACCCAGCGCTTCCGCCGTGTGGGCGACAAGGAAGAACGCCACGTGGATGTGCGGTTCATCTTCGCCACCAACCGCAACCTCGCCCGGGAGGTGGAGCTCGGCCGCTTCCACGACGCCTTCTACCACCGCATCAACGTCTTCACCATCGAGCTGCCGCCATTGCGGGAGCGGCGCGAGGATATCCCGGCCCTGGTGGAATACTTCCTCCACACCCTGGCCAAGAACGGCCAAACCTACCACATCTCTCCTGCGGCCATGCAGCAGCTCATGACCAACCCTTGGCCAGGTAACGTGCGGGAACTGCGCAACGTCATCGAGCGCGGCATGATCCTTGCCGAAGGAGGCATCATCGGCGTCAATGCCCTGCCCTTCTGCCAGAAGACCTGCCGCACCCCACGCGAAAGCGGCTTTGCCACCCTGGAGGAACTGGAGCGGGCGCACATCATCCTGGCGCTGCACGCCGCAGGTGGCAACAAGTCCAAGGCCGCCCAACTCTTGGGTATCGGCCGCAAAACCCTGTACCGAAAACTTGCCGATTACGGCCTGATCGACGCCCCCTCCGCCACAGCGCCCTTCTTGGAAGGGGCCGAAAAAGACGACGAAAGCGCGGCATAA